One genomic window of Campylobacter fetus subsp. fetus includes the following:
- a CDS encoding TlpA family protein disulfide reductase: MKNIVFVAVFALILAGCGSGLKHHMALNDKDGFDTIYDPALKELKIANWNEPYILFFFTTMCGACTAQVPALNELVKEYGSKIKVIGVMGNSLGFDGDMMALKDKGVEFMSVSTKKSVDYFSNIVGGIMGTPVTYVFDKNGKISKQFLGLYPKSALENELKLLLN; encoded by the coding sequence ATGAAAAATATAGTTTTTGTGGCGGTATTTGCACTGATTTTAGCAGGATGCGGAAGCGGACTTAAACATCATATGGCTTTAAATGATAAAGACGGATTTGACACTATTTACGATCCGGCTCTCAAAGAGCTTAAAATAGCAAATTGGAACGAACCTTATATACTATTTTTCTTCACTACTATGTGTGGAGCTTGCACGGCTCAAGTACCGGCTTTAAATGAACTTGTAAAAGAGTATGGTTCAAAGATAAAAGTTATAGGAGTTATGGGAAATTCTCTCGGGTTTGATGGCGATATGATGGCTTTAAAAGATAAAGGCGTTGAGTTTATGAGTGTATCAACTAAAAAATCCGTAGATTATTTTTCAAATATCGTTGGAGGAATTATGGGAACGCCGGTTACTTACGTTTTTGATAAAAATGGAAAAATATCTAAACAATTTTTAGGCTTATATCCTAAATCCGCTCTTGAAAACGAACTAAAACTACTTTTAAACTAG
- a CDS encoding ABC transporter ATP-binding protein, with the protein MEVLNLKNISKYFNEVKALDDINFSVNKGEWISIMGPSGSGKSTLVNILSLMDSPTCGELILGGENASHLNDDQILEFRRKKIGLVFQQFHLIPYLSAIQNVMLSQYYHSCIDKASAKKALEKVGLAHRIAHKPSELSGGEQQRVCIARALINDPDIIIADEPTGNLDEANEKIVLELFKELKNDGKTLLLITHNEELGRYADKVVYLKHGKLDRIEKLQ; encoded by the coding sequence GTGGAAGTTTTAAATTTAAAAAATATAAGTAAGTATTTCAACGAAGTTAAAGCACTTGATGATATAAATTTTAGTGTAAATAAAGGTGAATGGATCAGTATAATGGGGCCAAGCGGAAGCGGTAAAAGTACGCTTGTAAATATACTTAGTCTTATGGATAGTCCTACTTGCGGCGAACTGATATTAGGCGGTGAAAATGCAAGCCATCTAAATGATGATCAAATTTTGGAGTTTAGACGTAAGAAAATAGGGCTTGTGTTTCAGCAGTTTCATCTTATACCTTATCTAAGTGCTATCCAAAACGTAATGTTAAGTCAGTATTATCACAGCTGCATAGATAAAGCTAGTGCTAAAAAAGCTTTAGAAAAAGTCGGACTTGCTCATAGAATCGCGCACAAACCAAGTGAGCTTAGCGGCGGAGAGCAACAAAGAGTTTGCATAGCAAGGGCTCTTATAAATGATCCAGATATAATAATAGCCGATGAACCGACGGGAAATTTAGACGAGGCAAATGAAAAAATAGTTTTAGAGCTTTTTAAAGAGCTTAAAAATGACGGTAAAACTCTACTGCTCATCACTCACAATGAAGAGCTTGGCAGATATGCAGATAAAGTAGTATATCTAAAACATGGAAAACTTGATAGAATAGAGAAATTACAATGA
- a CDS encoding agmatine deiminase family protein — MIQTYAEWDEQELLMLSIPHSNSDWKPYLNDILTSYEELISAVSSYQKLLLIAPQKSDFDRFSKFKNVEFLEVLTNDTWIRDYGAIDVKCGLKTISYDFKFNAWGGKFESSLDNDVNKKLFSHLKGELVSIPLILEGGSIEFNGDGVLLTTTNCLLNDNRNSLSKNELEIRLKELFGLKKIIWLEHGFIKGDDTDSHIDTLARFISKDTIAYASCTDKNDEHYLPLKEMENELKKTGFNLVPLELPKPVMFEGRRLGATYCNFIFVNGALIVPTYGDKKSDELALSTLKQVLNLDIIGVDSTVFIRQNGSLHCSSQNRFKGDR; from the coding sequence ATGATACAAACTTACGCCGAATGGGATGAGCAAGAGCTATTGATGCTTAGTATCCCGCATTCTAATAGCGACTGGAAGCCTTATTTAAATGATATTTTAACTAGCTATGAAGAGTTGATAAGCGCTGTTAGCAGTTATCAAAAATTACTTCTTATAGCGCCTCAAAAAAGCGACTTTGATAGATTTTCTAAATTTAAAAATGTAGAGTTTTTAGAAGTCTTGACAAATGATACTTGGATAAGAGATTACGGTGCTATTGATGTAAAATGCGGTTTGAAAACCATTAGTTATGATTTCAAATTTAATGCATGGGGCGGTAAATTTGAAAGTTCTTTAGATAATGACGTCAATAAGAAACTCTTTTCGCATTTAAAAGGCGAGCTTGTAAGCATTCCGCTTATTTTAGAGGGCGGCAGCATAGAGTTTAACGGTGATGGTGTACTTCTAACTACAACCAACTGCCTTTTAAATGATAATAGAAACTCGCTTAGTAAAAATGAGCTTGAAATCAGACTAAAAGAGCTTTTTGGGCTAAAAAAAATTATCTGGTTAGAACACGGTTTTATAAAAGGCGATGACACTGATAGCCATATCGATACTCTTGCTAGATTTATATCAAAAGATACTATAGCTTACGCATCTTGCACAGATAAAAACGATGAACATTATTTGCCTCTTAAAGAAATGGAAAATGAGCTTAAAAAAACAGGGTTTAATCTAGTTCCTCTTGAGCTTCCAAAGCCTGTTATGTTCGAGGGACGCAGGCTCGGAGCTACTTATTGTAATTTTATATTTGTCAATGGCGCTCTTATAGTTCCTACTTACGGTGATAAAAAAAGCGATGAGCTTGCTTTAAGTACGCTTAAGCAAGTTTTAAATTTAGATATAATAGGAGTGGATAGCACGGTATTTATCAGGCAAAACGGCAGTCTACACTGCTCTAGTCAAAATAGATTTAAGGGAGATAGATGA
- a CDS encoding cation diffusion facilitator family transporter: MRVYPPVVAGSVAVVLAIIKFAIGLASGSMAVLSSAIDSLLDCLVSALNYFALRKSNSDPNSKFNFGYGKIEALVALFEGAFIIGIGIFICYSSVTKIINPEKSIEVGAGMIVMIISIILTGALVFYLQREYKKTGNLIIKADALHYQTDLVTNAAILAALFAIWLSGYDIIDALFGIGISVYIVFSAFKLLKEGVYILLDGALPESMVSEIIDIINLKHEVKSYHYLKSRISGEKYYFSVHLVFDPSISLSKAHSVADDIESEIRSKFNRHKWVFDMHFDTEDDRDKEEL, encoded by the coding sequence ATGAGAGTATATCCTCCAGTAGTAGCAGGAAGCGTAGCCGTAGTATTGGCTATCATAAAGTTTGCTATAGGTTTGGCTAGCGGTTCTATGGCTGTTTTGAGCTCCGCTATAGATTCGCTTTTAGACTGCCTTGTATCGGCTTTGAACTATTTTGCGCTTAGAAAATCAAATTCTGATCCAAACTCTAAATTTAATTTTGGTTATGGCAAAATAGAGGCTTTAGTGGCTCTTTTTGAAGGTGCTTTTATCATAGGGATAGGCATTTTTATCTGTTATTCAAGTGTAACGAAAATAATAAATCCAGAAAAATCAATCGAAGTCGGCGCAGGTATGATAGTTATGATTATATCTATTATCCTTACTGGAGCTTTGGTGTTTTACTTGCAGCGCGAGTATAAAAAAACCGGAAATTTAATAATAAAAGCCGACGCGCTTCATTATCAAACAGATCTTGTGACAAATGCGGCTATTTTAGCGGCTTTGTTTGCTATATGGCTTAGCGGATATGATATTATAGACGCTCTTTTTGGTATTGGTATTAGCGTTTATATAGTTTTTAGTGCGTTTAAGTTGCTAAAAGAGGGCGTTTATATCTTACTTGATGGAGCGCTGCCTGAAAGTATGGTAAGTGAGATAATAGATATTATAAATTTAAAACACGAAGTAAAAAGTTATCATTATCTAAAAAGTCGTATAAGCGGAGAAAAGTACTATTTTAGCGTACATTTGGTATTTGATCCTAGCATATCTCTTAGTAAAGCGCACTCAGTAGCAGACGATATAGAAAGTGAAATAAGATCTAAATTTAATAGACATAAATGGGTTTTTGATATGCATTTTGATACTGAAGACGATAGAGATAAGGAGGAGTTGTGA